Proteins encoded within one genomic window of Humulus lupulus chromosome 1, drHumLupu1.1, whole genome shotgun sequence:
- the LOC133829262 gene encoding uncharacterized protein LOC133829262: protein MARRKKNSQKPALVSTVIASPVAQETSEDSRTTKDHDAPEDIDDEFKDSMVDFPDFGSRDALDSERVPSGVLGSGVIGKDKGVDEDDFLSQAKDKWSQFRSLLPNQGGAKLTFEEPIVKEGIRIAQVDLDEIQVETSFWNSAVVCMVLGANPPFAVFVGFVKRIWGKLGIERISRLNSGLTLVKFRDEATRDLVLEAGVLHFDRKPVIVKPWSADLDTLKDVKTVPVWIRLPGLGLQYWGTKCLSALVSTIGNPLLVDKVTKERSMMQFARVLVEIEIVEDLHKSIQFLNEKGQLMEQLLEFEWLPTQCSGCKVFGHTISMCKRKPTEVWRLKGHTGIVETKQGFMEQQPISEETNATSGEKVAVTKDLDDKGLDADKLEWSAPKRGGGLKKVNRKIQSNLRNSYGVLQDKIGLGAFLETKLYGDKIGKMVSTSFKGWNYFSGSNSEGRILVLWLPQVVTVEILMESDQFVHLYVKGINSSRGNDRVGGRIITAVELEDAQNWRALGLVDELRSIGSQFTWTNNQENDNRIYSKLDRVFKNEEWLDLYPQAEALFNWDLLSDHCYCILKMGAVINSGLKPFRFFNMWTEHRIFKDTVLQSWTKPMKGRGLVRIARKLSRLKVVLSKFNKLVVGDVAMHYNLAKEKFQNAQGLLQRNPHSIELQREEALAGACLAYHSKAYDSVWRQKSKVDWLGYGDDNTAYFHACLKQRRANNCITSVVSDSGELIEKFEDVVTHFVHHFQKIMGSSSDASVLVQSSCFRLGHCLSLEQQVKLVRPFTKKEVKDAFFSISSIKSPGPDGFGSCFFKAMWGSLEAEISEAVFDFFESGVFPQEVNKATICLVPKVETPTKAVDYRPIACCNAIYKCISKILCGRLAIVLPSLVHQNQGAFVKNRLLAHNILILQDIIKGYNRKNASPRCVMKIDLSKAYDMLDWDFMETILSEYCFPIKFIKWIMACLKDPSYLIRMNGRIQGEFRGKKGLRQGDPLSPLLFVLAMEYCTRLLSQASLDKRFRFHPKCKSLKLVNLCFDDDLVFFGGLDDRETQQLLGKIQFTERKFPLKYLGVPLRTTKWRARDCAIIITKIQQKLHTWASHHLSFAGRAQLVNTVLLSLRSFWMSIFMLPKSVTKEIDRLCRNFLWGVKEGSVNRSKLHFTAWSQVCLLKCMGGLGFKEGSTWNTVLLAKFVWVVSSKQDILWVKWVDSIYLKGHDFWSYSIPQDVSWYWKRLVKLRSVFSDISLAATVKGDKLCLKLLYYSLLNRDRVEFADVVWCSMAVPKHRFILWQASLGHLLTRDKLHQCNLELPSLMCPVCDLEQESHAHLFFACPFSPQLRAHLLDWLGKDIWSITYANWCTWMCGKLKSLKHQVLAVALAATVYMVWRNRNLCVFELRSLAIGPVIQLIKSSIRSRLARLPKLKVRTCEVAFLEAITQM, encoded by the exons ATGGCGAGACGCAAGAAGAACAGCCAAAAGCCTGCTTTAGTTTCAACGGTGATTGCTTCTCCGGTGGCACAAGAGACAAGTGAGGATAGTAGAACTACGAAGGATCATGATGCACCAGAGGATATAGATGATGAGTTCAAAGATTCGATGGTGGATTTCCCAGATTTTGGTTCGCGAGATGCTTTAGATTCTGAAAGGGTTCCGTCAGGGGTTTTGGGGTCTGGAGTGATTGGGAAGGATAAGGGTGTTGATGAGGATGATTTTTTGAGCCAGGCTAAAGATAAGTGGTCCCAGTTTCGCTCCTTGCTGCCTAATCAAGGAGGGGCCAAACTTACTTTTGAGGAGCCAATTGTTAAGGAAGGCATTCGGATTGCCCAAGTTGATTTGGATGAGATTCAGGTTGAGACTTCTTTCTGGAATTCAGCTGTAGTTTGTATGGTGCTTGGGGCTAACCCACCATTCGCAGTTTTTGTGGGATTTGTTAAAAGGATTTGGGGTAAACTAGGGATTGAGAGAATTTCTAGGCTTAATTCTGGTCTTACACTTGTTAAGTTCCGTGATGAGGCCACAAGAGATTTGGTTTTAGAAGCTGGGGTTCTGCACTTTGATAGAAAACCAGTGATAGTGAAGCCTTGGTCAGCTGATTTGGATACTCTTAAGGATGTGAAAACTGTCCCTGTTTGGATTAGATTGCCAGGACTGGGTTTGCAATATTGGGGTACGAAATGCTTAAGTGCTCTTGTAAGCACAATAGGGAACCCACTTCTGGTAGACAAAGTTACTAAGGAAAGGTCGATGATGCAATTTGCTAGAGTGTTAGTTGAAATTGAGATCGTTGAGGATCTCCATAAATCTATTCAGTTCCTTAATGAGAAAGGGCAATTAATGGAACAGCTGCTGGAGTTTGAGTGGCTCCCAACTCAGTGCAGTGGGTGCAAGGTGTTTGGTCATACTATTAGTATGTGTAAAAGGAAGCCTACTGAGGTTTGGAGGCTGAAAGGTCATACTGGAATAGTTGAGACTAAACAAGGTTTCATGGAACAACAACCAATTTCAGAAGAAACAAATGCTACTAGTGGAGAAAAGGTTGCTGTCACGAAGGATCTAGATGATAAGGGATTAGATGCAG ACAAGCTGGAATGGAGTGCTCCTAAAAGAGGAGGTGGTCTTAAGAAGGTTAATAGGAAGATTCAGAGCAACCTGAGAAACTCTTATGGTGTTTTGCAGGATAAG ATTGGTCTTGGAGCTTTTTTGGAGACCAAACTTTATGGTGATAAAATTGGGAAAATGGTGAGTACTTCTTTTAAAGGGTGGAATTACTTTTCGGGTTCTAATTCGGAGGGTCGTATTCTGGTTTTGTGGCTGCCTCAGGTGGTGACTGTTGAGATCCTAATGGAGAGTGACCAATTTGTTCACTTATATGTTAAAGGGATTAATTCTAGTAGA GGTAATGATAGAGTGGGTGGCCGTATTATCACTGCTGTTGAGTTGGAGGATGCTCAAAATTGGAGGGCTTTGGGGTTAGTTGATGAGCTGCGGTCCATAGGGTCTCAGTTTACTTGGACTAACAATCAAGAAAATGATAATAGAATCTACTCTAAACTGGATAGAGTGTTTAAAAATGAAGAATGGCTGGATCTGTACCCTCAAGCTGAAGCTTTGTTTAATTGGGACCTTCTTTCTGATCATTGCTACTGCATCCTCAAAATGGGAGCTGTTATTAACAGTGGTCTTAAgccttttagattttttaatatgTGGACTGAGCATAGGATTTTTAAAGACACTGTTTTACAGAGCTGGACTAAGCCTATGAAAGGAAGAGGGCTGGTGCGTATTGCTAGAAAATTGAGTAGACTTAAGGTTGTTCTAAGCAAGTTCAATAAACTCGTTGTGGGTGATGTGGCTATGCATTACAATCTGGCAAAGGAGAAGTTTCAAAATGCTCAAGGATTGCTTCAAAGAAATCCCCACTCGATTGAGTTGCAAAGGGAGGAAGCTCTGGCTGGTGCGTGTCTTGCTTATCATTCTAAAGCTTATGACAGCGTTTGGAGACAAAAAAGCAAGGTTGATTGGCTGGGATATGGGGATGATAACACGGCTTATTTTCATGCGTGTTTAAAGCAAAGGAGAGCCAATAATTGCATTACTTCAGTGGTTTCGGATTCAGGTGAATTAATTGAGAAATTTGAAGATGTTGTGACGCATTTTGTACATCATTTTCAGAAAATTATGGGCAGTAGTAGTGATGCTTCAGTTCTTGTTCAGTCCTCTTGTTTCAGACTTGGTCATTGTTTATCCCTGGAGCAGCAAGTTAAGCTTGTTAGACCGTTCACAAAGAAGGAAGTGAAGGATGCCTTTTTTAGCATAAGCTCTATAAAAAGTCCGGGGCCGGATGGGTTCGGTTCTTGTTTTTTTAAAGCTATGTGGGGTAGCTTAGAAGCTGAAATTTCAGAGGCTGTTTTCGATTTCTTTGAGAGTGGTGTTTTTCCACAGGAAGTTAATAAGGCTACCATTTGCTTGGTTCCTAAAGTTGAGACACCAACTAAGGCAGTAGATTATAGGCCTATAGCTTGTTGCAATGCTATATACAAGTGTATTTCAAAAATTCTCTGTGGGAGGTTGGCCATTGTTCTGCCTAGTTTAGTCCATCAAAACCAAGGAGCTTTTGTCAAAAATAGATTGTTGGCGCACAATATTCTTATTCTTCAGGATATTATAAAGGGTTATAATAGGAAAAATGCTTCCCCTAGATGTGTGATGAAAATCGACTTGAGTAAAGCTTATGACATGCTAGATTGGGATTTTATGGAGACCATTCTTTCCGAGTATTGTTTTCCTATCAAGTTTATTAAGTGGATTATGGCGTGTTTGAAGgatccttcctatttgattcgtATGAACGGTAGAATCCAAGGGGAGTTTAGAGGCAAAAAAGGTCTTAGACAAGGGGACCCATTATCTCCgttgttgtttgttttagctATGGAGTACTGTACTAGGCTGTTAAGTCAAGCTTCTTTGGATAAGAGGTTCAGATTCCACCCGAAATGCAAATCTCTTAAGCTAGTCAATCTGTGTTTTGATGATGATCTC GTGTTTTTTGGGGGTTTGGATGATAGAGAGACTCAACAATTGCTAGGGAAGATTCAGTTCACTGAAAGGAAGTTTCCTCTCAAATACTTAGGGGTTCCTCTTCGAACAACTAAGTGGAGGGCTAGAGATTGTGCTATCATAATTACTAAGATTCAGCAAAAGCTTCATACTTGGGCCAGCCATCATCTCTCATTTGCAGGGAGGGCTCAACTGGTTAATACAGTGCTTTTGAGCTTGAGATCGttttggatgagtatttttaTGCTCCCTAAGAGTGTTACTAAGGAGATAGATCGTTTATGTAGAAATTTTCTTTGGGGAGTTAAGGAAGGCAGTGTTAACCGCAGTAAATTACACTTCACTGCTTGGAGTCAAGTTTGTCTTCTGAAGTGTATGGGTGGTCTTGGCTTTAAAGAGGGCAGTACTTGGAACACTGTTCTCCTAGCTAAGTTTGTTTGGGTTGTTTCTAGTAAGCAAGACATTCTATGGGTAAAATGGGTGGACTCAATCTATCTAAAGGGTCATGATTTCTGGTCTTATTCTATTCCTCAAGATGTTAGTTGGTATTGGAAGAGACTAGTGAAACTGAGGTCAGTCTTCTCTGATATCAGCTTAGCTGCAACTGTGAAGGGTGATAAACTCTGCTTGAAGTTGCTGTATTACAGTTTACTGAACAGGGATAGAGTTGAATTCGCTGATGTGGTCTGGTGCTCTATGGCAGTCCCAAAGCATAGATTCATCCTGTGGCAAGCTTCTCTCGGCCATCTTCTTACTCGAGATAAGTTGCATCAATGTAACTTGGAGCTGCCTTCTTTAATGTGTCCTGTTTGTGATTTGGAGCAGGAATCTCATGCCCACTTGTTTTTTGCCTGTCCCTTTTCTCCACAGCTCAGGGCTCATTTGTTGGATTGGTTGGGTAAGGATATCTGGTCGATTACTTATGCTAACTGGTGTACCTGGATGTGTGGGAAGCTGAAAAGTCTGAAGCATCAGGTGTTGGCTGTTGCATTGGCAGCTACAGTGTACATGGTTTGGAGAAATAGGAACCTCTGTGTGTTTGAGTTGAGATCTTTGGCAATTGGTCCTGTAATTCAGTTGATTAAGTCCAGTATTAGATCTAGACTTGCCAGGTTGCCTAAGCTGAAAGTTAGGACCTGTGAGGTGGCGTTCTTAGAGGCTATTACTCAGATGTAA